From the genome of Leptotrichia sp. oral taxon 847:
TAAATAAACTTCTATAAGTTGATATTCTCACTCTTTTTTGGTATAATTAATTTAAGACAAATTAAAAAAGGTGATGATTTATGGAAGGGATTACATTGGAAAATTTAGATAACAATGACACAGGGCAATTTTTAGAAGAAGGAAAAAAATATCTTGAAAAAGGCGATTTTGTATTAGCGGAAAAATATTTAAAAAAAGCGACAAAATCAGGAAACAGAGAAGCATTTTTGCTACTTTTTGACATATTTTTAAAAGATGACAGAACTAATATTGCGGAAAAATATTTAAAACCAATTGCTGACGGTGGAGATCTTGAATTTCAAAATAAATTGGGAGAAGTTTACAGCCAAAAAGCAAATTTTGAATTAGCAGAATATTATTTTAAACTAGCGATAGGAAATGGAAATAAAAAAGCGCAGTATAATTTGGGAAAACTTTACTATGAATATCAAAAAAAAGATTTAGCAACAGAAAATTTAAAAATTGCAGCAGATCAGGGACAAGACCAGGAAGCACAAGTATTACTTGCAAAAATTTACAAAGATTCCGGTCAAACTGATCTAGCACAGCATTATTTAAGCGCTGCAAAAGACAACGCAAAAGCTTATTATTACTTAGGAAATTTATACGAAGAAAAAAATGAATTAGCTCTAGCTGAAAATAACTGGAAAATTGCAGCTGATGAATACGATGACAAGAGCGCTCAAAAAAAATTAGTCAATTACTACAAAGATAATTTGACACTACAAAAACACTATTTGTCGCTACTTGCTGATAAAAATAATCTAGAAGCATTTGTAAAATTGGGAGACATTTTTTCACAAGAAAAAAATTATGGACTAGCATTTTCAAATTACAATAATTTTTTTAATGCAACTTCTAATCTAAAAGACAAACCTAAGCCTGATATGTCTGGAATTGACAAGGAAAAATTGAAGCTTAACTACGGTAAAAGTTGTGTTTCGCTAGGAAAATTTGAAATTGCTGAAGAATGTTTCAAAGATAATAAATATTTAAGCGACAATGAAAATATTATCGAAGTAGCAAAATTATACGAAACAGCACAGCAGTTTAAAAAAGCTATTGAATATTATAAATTGGCACTGCATATTCAATAATAATTGAAATAGTAAAGATTGGAGAAATAAATGGTATCTACAAAGACAAAAATAGCAAATTTTGAATTTGATAACTGTATTATGAATGCAGCAGGCGTTTTGTGCTACGACAAGGACGAACTTGAGAAAATATTAAATTCAAAAGCTGGAACATTTGTTACAAAAACGGCAACATTGGAAAAAAGAGATGGAAATCAAAAACCTAGATACTATGACACAAAATTGGGAAGTATCAACTCAATGGGACTTCCCAATCTGGGATTTGATTACTACCTTAATTATTTACTGAAATTAAAGAAAACTCATCCAAAACGAAAATTTTTCTTTTCACTTGTGGGAATGTCGCAAAATGACACTCACACATTACTAAAAAAAGTACAAGAAAGTGATTTTGACGGGATAACAGAGTTGAACTTATCGTGTCCAAATGTGCCTGGAAAGCCACAGATAGCATACGATTTAGAAACAACCGAAAAATTACTGGCAGATATTTTTTCATATTTTGAAAAACCGCTTGGAATAAAATTGCCGCCATATTTTGATTTAGTCCACTTTGACCAGGCAGCAAAAGTTTTTAACAAATTTCCATTAGCTTTTGTAAACTGTATAAACAGTATTGGAAATGGAATCGTAATTGAAGATGAAAGCGTGGTTATAAAACCCAAAAATGGATTTGGAGGGATTGGAGGAGAATATGTAAAACCTACAGCTCTAGCAAATGTTCATGCTTTTTATCAAAGATTAAACCCAAGTATTCAAATTATTGGAACAGGCGGAATCTCATCAGGAAGAGATGCATTTGAGCATATTTTATGCGGTGCAAGTATGGTTCAAATTGGAACAATTTTACACAAAGAAGGTCCGAGCGCATTTGCAAGAATTACAAACGAATTAAAAAAAATTATGGAGAAAAAAGGATATAAAAATATTGATGAGTTTAAAGGGAAATTAAAATATTTATAAAAATATTTCAAAAAAACAGTTGCCAATAATATTAAAAAAGACGTAGCAAAAAACATAATATAAAATTACCGAAACATTAATTAAAGAAGGAGCATTATTTAAAATAAAAATGAGAATGAATAAAATAAAAAGTAAATTATTAGTATTTCTGATCTTTATGATGACATTCGTAACGGGATATAGTGCAAGTGATGAAATTAAAGTGGGGATGGAGTGTGGGTACGCTCCATTCAACTGGTTTCAAGACACAAATAAAAATGGCGCAATAAAAACTGATGGTGGATACTGTGGTGGTTACGATGTTGAAATAGCTAAGGTTATAGCTAAAAAATTAGGAAAAAAATTAGTAATAGTAAAAACGGAATGGGATGCACTACTTGGACCTGCACTAACATCTGGAAAAGTTGATTTAGTAATAGCTGGTATGTCAGCAACGCCTGAAAGAAAACAAAGTTTATTATTTACAAAACCATATTATGAATCAGATTTGGTAGTAGTAGTTAAGAAAAACGGAAAATATTCTA
Proteins encoded in this window:
- a CDS encoding tetratricopeptide repeat protein, which codes for MEGITLENLDNNDTGQFLEEGKKYLEKGDFVLAEKYLKKATKSGNREAFLLLFDIFLKDDRTNIAEKYLKPIADGGDLEFQNKLGEVYSQKANFELAEYYFKLAIGNGNKKAQYNLGKLYYEYQKKDLATENLKIAADQGQDQEAQVLLAKIYKDSGQTDLAQHYLSAAKDNAKAYYYLGNLYEEKNELALAENNWKIAADEYDDKSAQKKLVNYYKDNLTLQKHYLSLLADKNNLEAFVKLGDIFSQEKNYGLAFSNYNNFFNATSNLKDKPKPDMSGIDKEKLKLNYGKSCVSLGKFEIAEECFKDNKYLSDNENIIEVAKLYETAQQFKKAIEYYKLALHIQ
- a CDS encoding dihydroorotate oxidase; the protein is MVSTKTKIANFEFDNCIMNAAGVLCYDKDELEKILNSKAGTFVTKTATLEKRDGNQKPRYYDTKLGSINSMGLPNLGFDYYLNYLLKLKKTHPKRKFFFSLVGMSQNDTHTLLKKVQESDFDGITELNLSCPNVPGKPQIAYDLETTEKLLADIFSYFEKPLGIKLPPYFDLVHFDQAAKVFNKFPLAFVNCINSIGNGIVIEDESVVIKPKNGFGGIGGEYVKPTALANVHAFYQRLNPSIQIIGTGGISSGRDAFEHILCGASMVQIGTILHKEGPSAFARITNELKKIMEKKGYKNIDEFKGKLKYL